The following are from one region of the Phoenix dactylifera cultivar Barhee BC4 unplaced genomic scaffold, palm_55x_up_171113_PBpolish2nd_filt_p 001369F, whole genome shotgun sequence genome:
- the LOC120108508 gene encoding uncharacterized protein LOC120108508, translating to MDVDSQPTMEETILVGDDLMLGPPSPVIPPEIASHVLEGVDLCDGILRNLFLCLQINDIEPFCQDEIVLYRQCAEKRDKELRRRLQDSEHKLGLCMPLEQAKDRAAQLQSEVALLERRMILASGIEGMEGFRQRWSLHGRLEDAKKRLEALNQGIGKRKIEEPQGESKGDPVKKKWFFW from the exons ATGGATG TTGATTCACAGCCAACCATGGAGGAAACCATCCTAGTCGGTGACGACCTTATGTTGGGGCCACCTTCACCTGTTATACCCCCGGAGATTGCATCTCATGTTCTCGAAGGTGTTGATTTATGTGATGGAATACTGAGGAATCTCTTCTTGT GCCTCCAAATCAATGATATCGAGCCATTTTGCCAAGATGAGATTGTTTTGTATAGACAATGTGCCGAGAAAAGG GATAAGGAGCTAAGACGACGACTCCAGGATAGTGAGCATAAGTTGGGATTGTGTATGCCTTTGGAACAAGCAAAGGATAGAGCTGCACAACTCCAATCCGAAGTTGCATTGTTAGAGAG GCGCATGATTCTTGCAAGTGGAATTGAAGGCATGGAGGGATTTCGCCAGCGATGGAGCTTACATGGGCGCCTTGAGGATGCCAA AAAAAGACTAGAAGCTTTGAACCAGGGAATTGGAAAGAGGAAAATTGAAGAGCCCCAAGGAGAGTCTAAAGGAGATCCAGTTAAAAAGAAATGGTTTTTTTGGTAA